A section of the Anticarsia gemmatalis isolate Benzon Research Colony breed Stoneville strain chromosome 28, ilAntGemm2 primary, whole genome shotgun sequence genome encodes:
- the LOC142984770 gene encoding putative fatty acyl-CoA reductase CG5065 has product MGFLEDRDFSKVVEIPEFYKGKTIFITGGSGFMGKVLIEKLLYSCSELDRIYILLRNKKGVKSEDRLEQMYSSICFDRLRKEKPTLFHSKVFVVAGDVTELGLGLSEEDRTLLINRVNIVFHVAASVRFDDPLPYAIKMNLRGTKEMVELARDFRNLSAFVHVSTSYSNTNRDPVEEVLYPPHADIWDTLTVCENTDEHTLRVLTPKYLGELPNTYTFSKQLAEHMVFEHKGKLPVVIIRPSIVISSVQEPVPGWIENFNGPAGLLVACGKGIMRSLYTDPTLTADYIPVDISIKSMIAAAWIRGTKKLEPTDDIPIYNCCAGKLNNITTGELVEMGRQIYPSMPLNDMLWHVGGDLTTSRTINYIKVILLHLLPAILVDTVLTAIGHKPLLIKVQRRIYIANLALEYYITKQWTFDNKNFIKLRSCIKEEDQKDFYYEIEKVDRYMFFYNSIAGGRKYLLKEKDEDIPKAKIHYRRMLILDLVVRCVFYGYFFWWFMNTNFMQNIFTYVGDVLSY; this is encoded by the exons atggGTTTCCTTGAAGATCGTGACTTTTCTAAAGTGGTTGAAATACCGGAGTTTTATAAAGGAAAGACTATTTTCATTACCGGAGGGTCTG GGTTCATGGGCAAGGTTCTGATAGAGAAGCTGCTGTACTCGTGCTCGGAGCTGGACAGGATCTACATTCTTCTGAGAAACAAGAAGGGAGTCAAGTCAGAAGACCGACTTGAACAGATGTATTCTTCTATC tgtttCGACCGACTAAGGAAAGAGAAACCTACCCTGTTCCATTCAAAAGTCTTCGTCGTCGCAGGCGATGTCACGGAACTTGGGCTTG GTTTGTCTGAAGAAGACAGAACTCTTCTCATCAATCGAGTAAACATCGTCTTCCATGTGGCCGCTAGTGTTCG GTTTGACGATCCTCTGCCATACGCCATTAAGATGAACCTTCGCGGTACCAAGGAGATGGTGGAACTGGCTAGAGACTTCAGGAATCTCTCT GCATTCGTCCACGTATCGACATCCTACTCTAACACGAACAGGGACCCAGTGGAAGAGGTCCTGTACCCTCCTCACGCGGACATATGGGACACTCTCACCGTCTGCGAGAATACTGATGAACATACTCTAAGAGTGCTAACCCCTAA GTATCTGGGAGAGCTACCGAACACATACACGTTTTCCAAGCAGTTAGCTGAACATATGGTGTTTGAACATAAAGGAAAACTGCCTGTAGTGATCATCAGACCTTCTATAG tgatATCGAGTGTGCAAGAACCAGTTCCCGGTTGGATCGAAAACTTCAATGGACCTGCCGGTCTACTTGTTGCATGTGGAAAAG GTATCATGAGGAGTCTGTACACGGATCCTACTCTAACAGCTGACTATATTCCCGTGGACATCTCCATCAAGAGTATGATCGCAGCTGCCTGGATCAGAGGGACTaagaa aCTCGAACCTACAGACGACATTCCTATCTACAACTGCTGCGCCGGCAAGTTGAATAACATCACGACTGGCGAGCTGGTAGAGATGGGTCGGCAGATCTACCCGTCTATGCCTCTCAATGACATGTTGTGGCATGTGGGGGGAGACCTCACTACTTCTAGAACTATTAACTATATTAAG gtgATCCTGCTACATTTACTGCCCGCCATATTAGTTGATACTGTTCTCACGGCGATAGGACATAAACCTTT ATTGATAAAGGTCCAACGGCGCATTTACATAGCTAACTTAGCTCTCGAGTACTATATCACTAAGCAATGGACGTTTGACAATAAGAACTTTATCAAACTACGATCTTGTATAAAG GAAGAAGACCAGAAAGACTTCTACTATGAGATTGAGAAGGTTGACAGATATATGTTTTTCTACAATTCTATCGCTGGTGGAAGAAAGTACCTGCTGAAGGAAAAAGATGAAGATATACCTAAAGCGAAGATTCATTATAGgag GATGTTAATCTTGGACCTGGTGGTGCGTTGCGTGTTCTACGGCTACTTCTTCTGGTGGTTCATGAACACAAACTTTATGcaaaacatatttacttatGTGGGAGATGTGCTCTCTTATTAA